In Symphalangus syndactylus isolate Jambi chromosome 6, NHGRI_mSymSyn1-v2.1_pri, whole genome shotgun sequence, a genomic segment contains:
- the OR52A1 gene encoding olfactory receptor 52A1: MSISNITVYTPSVLTLIGIPGLESVQCWIGIPFCAIYLIAMIGNSLLLIIIKSEHSLHEPLYIFLGMLGATDIALASSIMPKMLGIFWFNVPEIYSDSCLLQMWFIHTFQGIESGILVAMALDRYVAICYPLRHANIFTHQLVIQIGTMVVLRAAILVAPCLVLIKCRFQFYHTTVISHSYCEHMAIVKLAAANVQVNKIYGLFVAFTVGGFDLTFITLSYIQIFITVFRLPQKEARFKAFNTCIAHMCVFLQFYLLAFFSFFTQRFGSHIPPYIHILFSSIYLLVPPFLNPLVYGAKTTQIRIHVVKMFCS, from the coding sequence ATGTCCATTTCCAACATCACAGTCTACACGCCCTCTGTGTTGACACTAATAGGGATCCCAGGCCTAGAATCTGTGCAGTGCTGGATTGGGATTCCATTCTGTGCCATTTATCTCATTGCTATGATTGGAAATTCCTTGCTTCTGATCATCATCAAATCTGAGCACAGTCTCCATGAGCCCTTGTACATTTTCTTAGGCATGCTAGGAGCCACAGACATTGCACTTGCTAGCAGCATTATGCCCAAGATGCTTGGAATATTCTGGTTTAATGTGCCTGAAATCTATTCTGATTCCTGCTTGCTTCAAATGTGGTTCATCCACACATTTCAGGGTATAGAGTCCGGCATCCTCGTGGCCATGGCCCTGGACCGTTATGTGGCCATCTGTTATCCACTAAGACATGCCAACATCTTCACCCACCAGCTTGTCATTCAGATAGGAACTATGGTCGTACTCAGGGCTGCTATTCTTGTAGCCCCATGCCTAGTACTGATAAAGTGCCGGTTTCAATTTTATCACACAACAGTCATTTCCCACTCCTACTGTGAGCATATGGCCATTGTGAAACTAGCGGCAGCAAATGTTCAAGTCAACAAAATCTATGGTTTGTTTGTGGCCTTCACTGTTGGAGGATTTGACCTCACATTCATCACATTGTCCTACATCCAGATATTTATCACAGTTTTTCGTTTGCCCCAGAAGGAGGCTAGGTTTAAAGCATTCAATACCTGCATTGCTCACATGTGTGTCTTCCTCCAGTTCTACCTCCttgccttcttctccttcttcacaCAGAGGTTTGGGTCTCACATCCCCCCTTATATCCATATTCTCTTTTCTAGCATTTACTTGCTGGTCCCTCCATTTCTCAATCCACTTGTCTATGGTGCAAAGACCACACAGATTCGCATCCATGTGGTGAAAATGTTCTGTTCATGA